In Streptomyces capitiformicae, one genomic interval encodes:
- the pepN gene encoding aminopeptidase N has product MPGENLSRDEAQERAALLSVDGYEVSLDLRSAVGDFGDEPRTFRSVTTIRFRCADPGATSFADLIAPSVTSVSLNGKDLDPSEVFDGSRIVLDDLAADNELVVDAQCAYSRTGEGMHRFVDPEDGEVYLYTQYEPADCRRVFANFEQPDLKAPFRFEVRAPEGWVVWSNGVGEQTDGVWRFAETKPISTYITAVVAGPYHYVTDSYERVFEDGARLEIPLGAMCRKGLAPYFDSDDVFEITKQGLDFFHDHFDYPYPFGKYDQAFVPEYNLGAMENPGLVTFREEFIFRGKVTRASYERRANVILHEMAHMWFGDLVTMVWWDDLWLKESFADFMGSFSMVEATRFTDGWITFANNRKSWAYRADQLPSTHPITADIRDLEDAKLNFDGITYAKGASVLKQLVAYVGRDAFLEGARRYFKRNAYGNTRLGDLLSVLEETSGRDMAAWSRAWLQTAGVNSLTPQVLLDTEGRIDELAVVQEAAESHPELRPHRVAIGLYRRTDGGALERYARAEVDVDGARTVVGELVGAEAPELVLVNDDDLTYCKIRFDAGSLDTLRAGLGEVSDPLARALCWSALWNMTRDALLPARDFVDLVLRFAGRESDIGVLQMLHAWANSALTYYAAPAWRETGGRLLAEGALRELRAAEAGSQHQLTWARFFASVASSEADLGVLQGLLAGTETIDGLEVDQELRWAFLEPLATYGVADEGVLAAELARDDTASGKRHQVRCLAARPSEAVKAQAWVSVVESDALSNALVEATIAGFSRPSQRGLVAPYAAKYFEVIERVWAERSIQIGMDVVRGLFPSLQDSQATLDTTDAWLASHEGAAPALRRLVLEARDDLARGLRGQACDVAAAR; this is encoded by the coding sequence GTGCCCGGTGAGAATCTGTCCCGCGACGAGGCCCAGGAGCGGGCCGCGCTGCTGTCCGTCGACGGGTACGAGGTGTCTCTCGATCTGCGCTCCGCGGTCGGCGACTTCGGTGACGAACCGCGCACCTTCCGGTCGGTGACGACCATCCGCTTCCGCTGCGCCGACCCCGGCGCCACGAGCTTCGCCGACCTGATCGCGCCGAGTGTGACGTCGGTCTCCCTCAACGGCAAGGACCTGGACCCGAGCGAGGTCTTCGACGGTTCCCGGATCGTCCTCGACGACCTGGCCGCCGACAACGAGCTCGTGGTCGACGCCCAGTGCGCCTACTCCCGCACCGGCGAGGGCATGCACCGCTTCGTCGACCCCGAGGACGGCGAGGTGTACCTGTACACCCAGTACGAGCCGGCCGACTGCCGCCGCGTCTTCGCGAACTTCGAGCAGCCGGACCTCAAGGCACCGTTCCGCTTCGAGGTGCGGGCACCCGAGGGCTGGGTCGTGTGGAGCAACGGCGTCGGTGAGCAGACCGACGGGGTGTGGCGGTTCGCGGAGACCAAGCCGATCTCGACGTACATCACGGCCGTCGTCGCGGGCCCGTACCACTACGTCACGGACTCCTACGAGCGGGTCTTCGAGGACGGTGCGCGGCTGGAGATCCCGCTCGGCGCGATGTGCCGCAAGGGCCTCGCGCCCTACTTCGACTCCGACGACGTCTTCGAGATCACCAAGCAGGGCCTGGACTTCTTCCACGACCACTTCGACTACCCGTACCCGTTCGGGAAGTACGACCAGGCGTTCGTGCCCGAGTACAACCTCGGCGCGATGGAGAACCCCGGGCTGGTCACGTTCCGCGAGGAGTTCATCTTCCGGGGCAAGGTCACGCGGGCGTCGTACGAGCGGCGGGCCAACGTCATCCTGCACGAGATGGCGCACATGTGGTTCGGCGACCTCGTGACCATGGTGTGGTGGGACGACCTGTGGCTGAAGGAGTCCTTCGCGGACTTCATGGGCTCCTTCTCGATGGTCGAGGCGACCCGCTTCACCGACGGGTGGATCACCTTCGCCAACAACCGCAAGTCCTGGGCGTACCGGGCCGACCAGCTGCCCTCCACCCACCCCATCACGGCCGACATCCGTGACCTGGAGGACGCCAAGCTCAACTTCGACGGGATCACGTACGCCAAGGGTGCTTCCGTGCTGAAGCAGCTGGTGGCGTACGTGGGGCGCGATGCCTTCCTGGAGGGCGCGCGGCGCTACTTCAAGCGGAACGCGTACGGCAACACGCGGCTCGGCGATCTGCTGTCGGTCCTGGAGGAGACCAGCGGGCGGGACATGGCGGCTTGGTCGCGGGCGTGGCTGCAGACGGCGGGCGTGAACTCCCTTACGCCGCAGGTGCTTCTCGATACCGAGGGGCGGATCGACGAGCTGGCGGTGGTGCAGGAGGCCGCCGAGTCGCATCCGGAGCTGCGGCCGCATCGGGTGGCGATCGGGCTCTACCGGCGTACGGACGGGGGCGCGTTGGAGCGGTACGCGCGGGCCGAGGTGGATGTCGACGGGGCGCGTACGGTCGTCGGTGAGCTGGTCGGGGCCGAGGCGCCCGAGCTGGTGCTGGTCAACGACGACGACCTGACGTACTGCAAGATCCGGTTCGACGCGGGGTCGTTGGACACGTTGCGGGCCGGGCTCGGGGAGGTCTCCGATCCGCTGGCGCGGGCGCTGTGCTGGTCGGCGCTGTGGAACATGACCCGGGACGCGCTGCTGCCGGCGCGGGACTTCGTCGATCTGGTGCTGCGGTTCGCGGGGCGGGAGTCCGACATCGGGGTGCTGCAGATGCTGCACGCGTGGGCGAACTCGGCGCTCACGTACTACGCGGCGCCTGCCTGGCGGGAGACCGGTGGGCGGCTGTTGGCGGAGGGGGCGCTGCGGGAGCTGCGGGCGGCGGAGGCGGGGAGTCAGCATCAGCTGACATGGGCCCGGTTCTTCGCGTCGGTGGCTTCGAGTGAGGCCGATCTGGGGGTCCTGCAGGGGCTGTTGGCCGGGACCGAGACGATCGACGGGCTGGAGGTGGATCAGGAGCTGCGGTGGGCGTTCCTGGAGCCGCTGGCCACGTACGGGGTCGCCGACGAGGGGGTGTTGGCGGCGGAGCTGGCGCGTGACGACACGGCTTCCGGGAAGCGGCATCAGGTGCGGTGCCTGGCGGCGCGGCCGTCGGAGGCGGTGAAGGCGCAGGCGTGGGTGTCGGTGGTGGAGTCGGATGCCCTGTCCAACGCGCTCGTCGAGGCGACGATCGCGGGGTTCTCGCGGCCGTCGCAGCGGGGGTTGGTGGCGCCGTATGCCGCGAAGTACTTCGAGGTGATCG